The proteins below come from a single Chryseobacterium bernardetii genomic window:
- a CDS encoding penicillin-binding transpeptidase domain-containing protein gives MQKQNEYDNKRKKTLRWGYLFAVVALCVFVMFLARIVILQNTNVQEIKDDYINKNYREATLKAARGNLFASDGSILATTVMRYDIYLDFKTMKDTIYSNNIGALTDSLSKMFGKSRGEFRQKFDEQKKKKNQYYTLVKGLDFDQYDRIRKFPIFKRGKNKGGFIVDRNYKRELATSEIGAGTIGIDNGELKSGLEGAFSKYLTGTDGKRLEQRINSSQWKPIDFWKVQEPIDGEDVYTTLDLRIQDIAHSALEKQLTHYEAKHGTVIVMEVETGKVRALVNLRRTESGEYEDSYNYALKDNIEPGSTFKTISLLAAMDDGFIDENTTVNVGNGVWTYAKQRISDGHGGGTYDISDVLAKSSNVGTAKLITKFYAEKPQIFLDHLKRWKLFDKMDIELPGITKPKIVTPENKRWNAATLASISYGYSSNINLLQLATFYNGVANGGKMLKPLFIDKIMKDGKVMYSAKPEVMVNKMASEKAIKMMTSALTKAVEKGTGRSIFTPNLKMAGKTGTARFEYWLPGPMKYRASFAGFYPADAPKYTCYVMVSEPNTSIGFYGGPVAAPVFKEIAGKTFLKTPQNIEKEMLVDKKVNLSKMVEPNVKIAVTDKQMPNVVGLIGKNVIPQLENLGYRVDFKGVGRIKEQFPLEGTTISKNQRIYLSLQN, from the coding sequence ATGCAAAAGCAAAATGAATACGACAATAAACGTAAAAAAACGTTACGATGGGGCTACCTCTTTGCAGTGGTAGCTTTGTGCGTGTTTGTAATGTTCTTGGCAAGGATCGTAATCCTTCAGAATACCAATGTTCAGGAAATTAAAGACGATTACATTAATAAAAATTACCGTGAAGCTACCCTAAAGGCCGCCCGTGGTAATTTATTTGCTTCCGATGGATCTATTTTGGCTACAACCGTAATGCGCTATGACATCTATCTGGATTTCAAAACGATGAAAGATACGATATACAGCAACAATATCGGAGCATTAACGGATTCTCTGAGCAAAATGTTCGGAAAATCCAGAGGAGAGTTCAGACAGAAATTCGACGAGCAGAAGAAAAAGAAAAACCAATATTACACTCTGGTAAAAGGACTTGATTTTGACCAGTATGACAGAATCAGAAAGTTCCCGATCTTCAAGAGAGGTAAAAATAAAGGTGGATTCATTGTAGACAGAAACTACAAAAGAGAGCTGGCTACTTCAGAAATAGGAGCCGGAACCATCGGAATTGATAACGGAGAGCTTAAATCCGGACTGGAGGGAGCTTTCTCAAAATATTTAACAGGTACTGACGGAAAAAGGTTAGAACAGAGAATTAACTCTTCTCAATGGAAACCAATCGATTTCTGGAAAGTTCAGGAACCTATTGACGGAGAAGATGTATATACAACCTTAGACCTTAGAATTCAGGACATTGCACACTCCGCGTTAGAGAAACAGCTAACCCACTACGAAGCCAAACACGGAACCGTAATTGTAATGGAAGTGGAAACCGGAAAAGTACGTGCTTTGGTTAACTTAAGAAGAACTGAATCAGGAGAATACGAGGATTCCTACAACTATGCGTTAAAAGACAATATTGAACCGGGATCCACCTTTAAAACCATTTCCCTTTTAGCGGCAATGGATGATGGATTCATTGATGAAAATACAACCGTAAACGTTGGAAACGGAGTTTGGACCTATGCAAAACAGAGAATTTCAGACGGCCACGGTGGAGGAACTTATGATATTAGTGATGTTTTAGCCAAATCCAGTAACGTAGGAACAGCAAAACTTATCACAAAATTTTATGCTGAAAAGCCGCAGATATTCCTTGACCATTTAAAACGTTGGAAATTATTCGATAAAATGGATATTGAGCTTCCCGGGATTACAAAACCGAAGATCGTAACCCCTGAAAATAAAAGATGGAACGCAGCAACACTTGCCTCTATCTCTTATGGATACTCTTCCAATATTAACCTGCTGCAGCTGGCAACCTTCTATAATGGCGTAGCTAATGGTGGGAAAATGCTTAAACCATTATTCATTGATAAGATCATGAAAGACGGAAAAGTAATGTACAGTGCAAAACCTGAAGTAATGGTAAACAAAATGGCCTCCGAAAAGGCCATCAAAATGATGACCAGCGCATTAACCAAAGCCGTAGAAAAAGGAACAGGACGAAGCATCTTCACACCTAACCTTAAAATGGCAGGAAAAACAGGAACCGCAAGATTTGAATACTGGCTTCCTGGCCCAATGAAATACCGAGCGTCATTTGCAGGTTTTTATCCGGCTGATGCTCCAAAATATACATGCTACGTGATGGTGAGCGAGCCCAATACATCAATTGGATTTTATGGAGGTCCCGTAGCAGCACCGGTGTTTAAGGAAATTGCAGGAAAAACATTCCTGAAAACCCCACAAAACATCGAAAAAGAAATGCTTGTAGACAAAAAGGTAAACCTTAGCAAAATGGTTGAACCCAATGTAAAAATAGCAGTCACTGATAAGCAAATGCCCAATGTAGTAGGATTGATCGGTAAAAACGTCATCCCACAATTGGAAAACTTAGGATACCGTGTCGATTTTAAGGGTGTTGGACGAATCAAAGAACAATTCCCGCTGGAAGGCACTACTATCAGTAAGAACCAGAGAATATATTTATCTCTGCAGAATTAA
- a CDS encoding UDP-N-acetylmuramoyl-L-alanyl-D-glutamate--2,6-diaminopimelate ligase yields the protein MTITELVNRIPVIEIHGDNNREVSELVFDSRKVTENSLYIAMRGTVADGHSFIVSSIEKGATTVVCEEFPETLAENVTYIKVKDSAKALGHLASNFYGNPSQKIKLIGVTGTNGKTSVSTLLFDVFKNLGYDSALLSTVEIRIGEEIIPATHTTPDVITINKILAEAVEKGCEFAFMEVSSHGIAQNRIEGLHFKVAGFTNLTHDHLDYHKTFEEYLKTKKRFFDELEDTAIAITNVDDKNGNVMLQNTKAKKKSYALKTMADYHGKLLEVDFNGMLLNFNGKEFWTTLTGKFNVYNLLLVFGIAAELGFEQDEILQAISKLKRVSGRFETMKSDGGIFFIVDYAHTPDALENVLDSINDIRTKNERLITVFGCGGDRDHSKRPEMGNIATKKSTLAIITSDNPRTEDPGQIIKEIEAGVEPQNFSKYTSIPDRKEAIKMAIKFAEPKDIILVAGKGHENYQEINGVKHHFDDKEVINELWKLMSK from the coding sequence ATGACAATAACAGAATTAGTAAACAGAATCCCAGTAATAGAGATCCACGGAGACAACAACCGTGAGGTATCAGAATTGGTGTTTGACAGCAGAAAGGTTACAGAAAACTCTCTTTACATTGCAATGAGAGGAACAGTAGCGGATGGACACTCATTCATTGTATCTTCTATTGAGAAAGGAGCTACAACAGTTGTTTGTGAAGAATTTCCTGAAACACTGGCAGAAAATGTAACTTATATCAAAGTAAAAGACTCTGCAAAAGCTTTAGGCCACCTTGCGTCAAACTTCTATGGAAACCCTTCTCAGAAAATTAAACTGATAGGTGTTACCGGTACCAATGGAAAAACCTCTGTTTCAACCCTCCTTTTTGATGTTTTCAAGAATTTAGGATATGATTCTGCATTATTATCAACTGTTGAGATAAGAATTGGGGAAGAAATTATCCCAGCCACCCATACCACTCCGGATGTAATTACCATCAACAAAATTTTGGCTGAAGCAGTTGAGAAAGGGTGTGAATTTGCATTCATGGAGGTAAGCTCCCACGGAATTGCCCAAAACAGAATAGAAGGGTTACACTTCAAAGTTGCAGGATTTACCAATCTTACCCACGATCATTTGGATTACCATAAAACATTCGAAGAATACTTAAAAACGAAAAAAAGATTCTTTGATGAACTGGAAGATACAGCTATTGCCATCACCAATGTGGATGACAAAAACGGCAATGTCATGCTTCAGAATACAAAGGCTAAAAAGAAGTCTTATGCTCTGAAAACCATGGCAGATTACCACGGGAAACTGTTAGAAGTTGATTTCAACGGAATGCTGCTGAACTTCAACGGAAAGGAGTTCTGGACTACATTGACAGGAAAATTCAATGTATACAATCTATTATTGGTTTTCGGAATTGCTGCTGAACTTGGATTTGAGCAGGATGAAATTCTTCAGGCCATCAGCAAATTAAAAAGAGTTTCCGGAAGATTTGAAACCATGAAATCCGATGGTGGAATTTTCTTTATTGTAGACTATGCACACACTCCGGATGCCTTAGAAAACGTTCTGGACAGCATCAACGATATCAGAACCAAAAACGAAAGATTAATCACAGTTTTCGGATGCGGAGGAGACAGAGATCACTCAAAAAGACCTGAAATGGGAAATATTGCTACTAAGAAATCAACTCTGGCAATCATCACTTCAGACAATCCGAGAACAGAAGATCCGGGACAGATCATCAAAGAAATTGAAGCAGGTGTTGAACCTCAGAACTTCAGCAAATACACCTCAATTCCCGATAGAAAAGAAGCCATAAAAATGGCGATAAAATTTGCCGAACCTAAAGATATCATTCTCGTAGCCGGAAAAGGTCACGAAAATTATCAGGAGATTAATGGTGTAAAACATCATTTTGATGACAAAGAAGTAATTAATGAGCTTTGGAAATTAATGTCTAAATAG
- a CDS encoding four helix bundle protein has protein sequence MSKSLDLVQKVYEFLQNPSFEKEFEFNNQIKRASFSISNNIAEGSEYNNNRQFIRYLKIAKGSCSEVRSMLIVSRRLKLGDQNKAEEMITLSREISSNISNFIKYLSENIERPNL, from the coding sequence ATATCAAAAAGTTTAGATCTTGTTCAAAAAGTTTATGAGTTTCTTCAAAATCCAAGCTTTGAAAAAGAATTTGAATTTAATAACCAGATAAAAAGAGCGAGCTTTTCAATTAGCAACAATATTGCAGAAGGCTCAGAATATAATAACAACAGACAATTTATTAGATATTTAAAAATTGCAAAAGGCAGCTGTAGTGAAGTAAGAAGTATGCTAATTGTAAGTAGAAGATTAAAATTAGGAGATCAAAATAAAGCAGAAGAAATGATTACACTTTCGAGAGAGATTTCTTCAAACATATCAAACTTTATTAAGTATTTAAGTGAAAATATTGAGAGACCCAATCTTTAA
- the mraY gene encoding phospho-N-acetylmuramoyl-pentapeptide-transferase, with product MLYYLYEYLTDHGIHVPGLGMLKYISFRAGMAVLFSLIIALVYGKRVINYLRTKQMGELVRDLGLDGQKQKEGTPTMGGLIIILATIIPVLLFTRITNVYIVLLLVSMFWMGAIGFLDDYLKKIKKNKDGLSGKFKIVGQVGLGLIVGITMYFHPDITVKRKYADAKVVNRNNVEQNFMPTEKITVSTVPFAKNNEFDYSGILFWMSEKDAHEWAWIVFIPIVIFIVTAVSNGANITDGIDGLAAGTSAIILLTLALFAYLSGNIIFADYLNIMFLPNMGETTIFAVAMVGAVIGFFWYNTYPAQVFMGDTGSLMLGGVIAVLAIILRKELLIPVLCGIFLIENLSVMLQVIVFKYRKKKYGLEYAQNNRLFKMSPLHHHYQKDGFHESKIVNRMIIIGVILAIVCLITLKMR from the coding sequence ATGCTATACTATCTATACGAATATCTAACCGATCATGGAATTCACGTTCCCGGATTAGGAATGTTGAAATACATCTCCTTCCGTGCCGGAATGGCAGTTTTGTTCTCATTAATTATTGCTCTTGTCTATGGGAAAAGAGTAATCAACTATCTGAGAACGAAACAAATGGGTGAATTAGTCCGTGATCTTGGATTAGATGGCCAGAAACAAAAAGAAGGAACTCCTACCATGGGAGGGCTTATCATTATTTTGGCCACCATTATCCCTGTATTGCTGTTTACAAGAATTACGAATGTATATATTGTCTTACTGCTGGTTTCAATGTTCTGGATGGGAGCCATCGGATTCCTGGATGATTATCTGAAGAAGATCAAAAAAAATAAGGACGGGCTAAGCGGTAAATTCAAAATTGTAGGACAGGTTGGCTTAGGATTAATTGTCGGAATCACCATGTATTTCCATCCCGACATTACTGTGAAAAGAAAATATGCTGATGCAAAAGTGGTGAACAGAAACAACGTAGAGCAAAACTTCATGCCTACAGAGAAAATCACAGTGTCTACAGTACCATTTGCAAAGAACAATGAGTTTGATTACAGCGGAATCCTGTTTTGGATGAGTGAAAAAGATGCCCACGAATGGGCATGGATTGTCTTTATCCCTATCGTGATCTTCATTGTAACAGCCGTTTCCAATGGAGCCAATATCACGGACGGAATAGACGGTCTCGCAGCAGGAACCAGTGCCATAATATTGCTTACCCTTGCTCTTTTCGCCTATCTTTCAGGGAATATCATCTTTGCAGATTATCTGAATATTATGTTCCTTCCGAATATGGGAGAAACTACCATTTTTGCTGTTGCAATGGTAGGAGCCGTAATCGGTTTCTTCTGGTACAACACCTATCCTGCCCAGGTTTTCATGGGCGATACAGGAAGTCTGATGCTGGGTGGAGTAATTGCTGTTTTAGCCATTATTTTAAGAAAAGAATTGCTGATTCCTGTTTTATGCGGAATCTTCCTGATTGAAAACCTATCTGTTATGCTTCAGGTTATTGTTTTCAAATACAGAAAGAAAAAATATGGGTTAGAATATGCCCAAAACAATAGACTGTTCAAAATGTCACCATTACACCACCATTATCAGAAAGACGGATTTCACGAAAGTAAAATCGTAAACAGAATGATTATCATCGGCGTAATACTGGCAATTGTATGTCTGATCACCTTAAAAATGAGATAA
- the murD gene encoding UDP-N-acetylmuramoyl-L-alanine--D-glutamate ligase: MKIVVLGGGESGCGAAYLAKKKGLEVFLSDKGAIKDNYKQFLTENGIEFEEGNHNEERILNADWIVKSPGIPKKAEIIYKIHEKGIRLSSEIEFASEFTDAKIIAITGSNGKTTTTSLIYYILKNDGLNVGLGGNIGYSFAKQVADENHEYYVLEVSSFQLDDIQNFRPYISLLLNLSQDHLDQYNYNYEEYALAKFRITENQENDNFFIYNKDDEMSKNLLEKLEIKAKMIPFSTKEQLSEGGFVSNGNIVVKMKDEFSMKVEELSLLGNHNVANSLAASIAGKILEINNESIRHSLMTFQAVEHRLEFVTETDGVKYINDSKATNVNATYYALESMKTPTVWIVGGLDKGNDYTEIEDLVKRKVKAIVCLGIDNKKIIDFFKDKKEFIYDTSSMEEAVKISKSLAKKGDTVLLSPCCASFDLFKSYEDRGRQFKEQVLKSV; this comes from the coding sequence ATGAAAATAGTTGTTTTAGGAGGAGGAGAAAGCGGATGTGGAGCTGCTTATTTGGCCAAAAAGAAAGGTCTGGAAGTATTTCTTTCAGACAAAGGAGCCATTAAAGATAACTATAAGCAGTTTCTTACTGAAAATGGAATTGAATTTGAAGAAGGAAACCACAATGAAGAAAGGATTTTAAATGCCGATTGGATCGTAAAAAGCCCGGGAATCCCGAAAAAGGCAGAGATCATCTACAAAATTCATGAAAAAGGAATCAGGCTTTCCTCCGAAATTGAATTTGCTTCTGAATTTACAGATGCCAAGATCATTGCCATTACAGGAAGCAACGGAAAAACAACCACCACTTCCCTGATCTACTATATCCTGAAAAATGACGGATTAAATGTAGGACTGGGAGGAAATATAGGATATAGTTTTGCAAAACAGGTTGCAGATGAAAATCATGAATATTATGTACTGGAAGTAAGCTCTTTCCAGTTAGATGATATCCAGAACTTCAGACCTTATATTTCTTTATTGTTGAACCTTTCTCAGGATCACCTGGATCAGTACAACTATAACTATGAAGAATATGCATTGGCTAAATTCAGAATCACAGAAAATCAGGAAAATGATAATTTCTTCATCTACAATAAAGATGATGAAATGAGTAAAAACCTGCTTGAAAAACTGGAAATAAAAGCGAAGATGATTCCTTTCTCCACAAAGGAACAGCTTTCTGAAGGAGGTTTTGTAAGCAACGGTAATATTGTGGTAAAAATGAAGGATGAATTCTCAATGAAAGTTGAAGAATTATCCCTACTTGGGAATCACAATGTAGCCAATAGTTTGGCAGCATCTATTGCCGGTAAAATATTGGAGATCAATAATGAAAGCATAAGACATTCATTAATGACATTCCAGGCCGTAGAACACAGATTGGAATTCGTAACTGAAACAGATGGAGTAAAATACATCAATGACAGTAAGGCAACCAATGTGAATGCCACCTACTATGCTTTGGAAAGTATGAAAACCCCAACCGTATGGATCGTTGGCGGATTAGATAAAGGAAATGACTATACCGAAATTGAGGATTTAGTCAAAAGAAAAGTAAAGGCAATTGTTTGTCTTGGTATTGACAATAAAAAGATCATAGATTTCTTCAAAGATAAAAAGGAGTTTATTTATGACACTTCAAGCATGGAAGAAGCCGTGAAAATTTCAAAATCACTGGCTAAAAAAGGAGACACTGTTCTGCTTTCCCCATGCTGCGCAAGCTTTGATTTATTCAAAAGCTATGAAGACAGAGGACGTCAGTTTAAAGAGCAGGTATTAAAATCAGTATAA